In a genomic window of Pedobacter sp. KBS0701:
- a CDS encoding SusC/RagA family TonB-linked outer membrane protein has product MRKIFTSLFFLCILLTSLSTMAQVKTITGKITAVDDGGPLPGASVKIKGSTTGTSTDSNGSFTIQVPSTNAVLVISLIGYKTQEITVGSKTTVNVGLASDAQDLQEVNISTALGITRQAKSLGYAAQSVKSEDLNYNHQPNLLNALQGKIAGATISSTGGGPGQGASIRIRGVNSIDPNISGDPLYVIDGVQIDNSTSTVGANPDGTAYGSRGVTNRASDINPEDIETINILKGGAATALYGLRGANGVVVITTKRGKQNGVSVNFNSSYGFDEVLKSPDVQTEYTQGVLGVYTNPPGGIGPAWGPTIAEAKLIDPTHPDQLFNNYDRAFGTGQQVKNSISVAGGSEAIKFFSSVSQLYQKGMMPNTDNKNFSGRLNTDFTISPKFKAAVNMNFTNSGGYTYSADRFGESLAYWSPRYDVADYQNADGSQKYFGTNNPIWGTANNRFKGDVNRFIGGASLSYDPAKWLNFSYRLGVDTYNDNRVRTARGPMYATEAMYDNAQGFYGEYNTKFRTINSTVVATLTSKLTDDITGTLRLGQELYDRKSKEVGTLGSILGVYDFFNLANAGVLTPTQTLKQKRLIGYFGEATFDYKNYLFLTVTGRNDITSTLPKANRSFFYPSASLSYVFSDQFKLPTVINQAKLRLSYARIGKDASEYSTFTGYSPYTQLPTGTGGLTIAPNLGNPDLRPEFTNTYEAGLEMSFFKNRLGFDFTYYYSLSRDQIIQTQVSSAVGYVTKSINAGDIRNRGVELVLNGKPIVSKDFRWDVNVNFSANRNMVLSMPNGISEIVYGAARGYGNAGVTMKLIQGQPYGNIYGSYFNRYYGSTPEDPIVLDKNLPLLIGANGFPSISGGKQKLLGNSQPNYIIGMGNTFKYKKFSLNVLFDARLGFEKYNWLEDFYSAFGLPDYTADRRSYKVFDGVLANGTPNTKPVWLGQNTVDGVNYGEGYYRIYYRNVSEPFVSDASWVRLRSASLTYNLPENWLPAKSIKNASLSVTGNNLWLWTKYYGVDPESSSFDSGSNNDGSAGFTYPSARTIMFTLNVGF; this is encoded by the coding sequence ATGAGAAAAATCTTTACCTCACTTTTTTTTCTGTGCATTTTACTGACAAGCCTATCCACAATGGCGCAGGTAAAAACCATAACAGGAAAAATAACTGCTGTTGACGATGGAGGTCCATTACCCGGAGCAAGTGTAAAAATCAAGGGCAGTACAACAGGTACTTCTACCGATTCCAATGGTAGCTTTACCATTCAGGTGCCCTCAACTAATGCTGTACTGGTCATCAGCCTTATTGGGTATAAAACACAGGAAATTACGGTTGGCAGTAAAACCACAGTTAATGTAGGGCTGGCTTCTGATGCGCAGGATCTACAGGAAGTAAATATTTCAACTGCATTAGGAATTACCCGACAGGCTAAATCTTTAGGTTATGCTGCACAATCTGTAAAATCTGAAGACCTGAATTATAATCACCAGCCTAACTTGCTCAATGCATTACAGGGTAAAATTGCAGGTGCTACAATATCCAGCACAGGTGGTGGTCCCGGCCAGGGAGCAAGTATCCGGATCAGGGGAGTTAACTCAATTGATCCTAACATTTCCGGCGATCCTTTATATGTAATAGATGGGGTGCAGATTGATAACTCTACCTCTACTGTTGGGGCTAATCCCGATGGAACCGCTTATGGTTCAAGAGGGGTAACCAATAGGGCTTCAGATATTAATCCGGAGGATATTGAAACCATCAATATTTTAAAAGGAGGTGCCGCTACCGCGCTTTATGGATTAAGAGGTGCAAATGGCGTTGTGGTAATTACTACTAAAAGAGGCAAGCAGAATGGGGTAAGCGTTAATTTCAACAGTAGTTATGGTTTTGATGAAGTATTGAAATCGCCGGATGTACAAACAGAATATACTCAAGGTGTTTTAGGTGTTTATACCAATCCTCCAGGCGGAATCGGACCAGCATGGGGCCCAACCATTGCCGAAGCGAAACTGATCGATCCTACTCACCCTGATCAATTGTTCAATAACTACGACCGTGCTTTTGGTACAGGTCAGCAGGTTAAAAATTCAATTTCGGTTGCCGGAGGAAGTGAAGCGATTAAGTTTTTCTCTTCTGTTTCGCAGTTGTATCAAAAAGGGATGATGCCAAATACCGATAATAAAAACTTCTCTGGACGTTTGAATACAGACTTTACCATCAGTCCAAAATTTAAGGCCGCTGTAAATATGAATTTTACCAATTCTGGCGGATATACATACAGTGCAGACCGTTTTGGCGAAAGTTTGGCTTATTGGTCGCCGCGTTATGATGTAGCAGATTATCAGAATGCAGACGGTTCGCAAAAATACTTCGGTACCAATAATCCAATCTGGGGTACAGCAAACAACAGGTTTAAAGGTGATGTTAACCGGTTTATTGGTGGGGCAAGCCTGAGTTATGATCCTGCCAAATGGCTTAACTTTTCTTATCGCTTAGGTGTAGATACCTATAATGATAACCGTGTGCGCACTGCCCGCGGACCAATGTATGCTACTGAAGCTATGTATGATAATGCCCAGGGTTTTTATGGTGAATACAATACTAAGTTTAGAACCATTAACAGCACTGTCGTTGCCACACTTACTTCTAAACTAACGGATGATATTACCGGGACTTTAAGGCTTGGACAAGAGCTTTACGACCGTAAATCGAAAGAGGTCGGTACTTTAGGAAGTATTCTTGGTGTGTACGATTTCTTTAATTTAGCAAATGCGGGTGTACTTACACCAACGCAGACCTTGAAACAAAAAAGACTGATCGGTTATTTTGGAGAAGCGACTTTTGATTACAAAAATTATCTTTTCCTAACCGTAACCGGAAGAAATGACATCACTTCTACGTTGCCAAAAGCGAACAGATCGTTTTTCTATCCTTCAGCAAGTTTAAGTTATGTATTTTCCGATCAGTTTAAGTTACCAACTGTCATTAATCAGGCCAAGTTACGTTTGTCTTATGCAAGGATAGGAAAGGATGCGTCCGAGTATTCTACATTTACCGGATATTCGCCTTATACCCAGTTGCCAACCGGAACAGGTGGTTTAACCATTGCGCCAAATCTTGGCAATCCCGATCTTCGTCCTGAGTTTACCAATACCTATGAGGCTGGTTTAGAGATGTCATTCTTTAAAAATCGTTTAGGTTTCGATTTTACATACTATTATTCATTAAGCAGAGATCAGATCATCCAAACGCAGGTTTCTTCGGCAGTAGGTTATGTAACCAAATCCATCAATGCCGGCGATATCAGGAACAGGGGAGTTGAGCTGGTATTGAATGGTAAACCAATTGTATCAAAAGATTTCAGGTGGGATGTAAATGTTAATTTTTCGGCCAACAGAAACATGGTATTGAGTATGCCTAATGGCATATCTGAAATTGTTTACGGTGCCGCTAGAGGTTATGGCAATGCCGGAGTAACGATGAAACTGATCCAGGGGCAGCCTTATGGCAATATTTATGGCAGTTATTTTAACCGTTATTATGGCAGTACGCCGGAAGATCCGATTGTACTGGATAAAAATCTTCCATTACTAATTGGAGCAAACGGATTCCCGAGCATTTCAGGTGGCAAGCAAAAATTACTGGGTAATTCGCAGCCAAACTATATCATCGGTATGGGCAATACTTTCAAATACAAAAAATTCAGTTTAAATGTATTGTTTGATGCGCGTTTAGGATTTGAAAAATACAACTGGTTAGAGGATTTTTATTCGGCCTTCGGATTGCCTGATTATACTGCTGACAGAAGGTCGTATAAGGTATTTGATGGTGTATTAGCCAATGGAACACCAAACACCAAACCAGTATGGCTGGGGCAGAATACAGTAGATGGTGTTAATTATGGAGAAGGTTATTACCGCATCTATTACCGGAACGTTTCTGAGCCTTTTGTAAGCGATGCCTCATGGGTACGTTTACGTTCTGCAAGTTTAACGTATAATTTGCCGGAGAACTGGTTGCCGGCTAAATCAATCAAAAATGCTTCACTGTCCGTTACCGGAAATAATTTATGGTTATGGACGAAATATTATGGTGTAGATCCGGAATCGAGTTCTTTCGATTCGGGTAGTAATAATGATGGCTCTGCCGGATTTACGTATCCATCTGCCCGTACAATTATGTTTACTCTTAATGTTGGTTTTTAA